The following coding sequences are from one Triticum aestivum cultivar Chinese Spring chromosome 5A, IWGSC CS RefSeq v2.1, whole genome shotgun sequence window:
- the LOC123107023 gene encoding uncharacterized protein: protein MDRRASSVVPSVCVQIPDQPQLPTTPFEPHKAIHTLTPCVRSGDGDDVAPPERRLTVLAMQLAVLEKVVSLLGTLAFITATVALLGGFAITLGRTDFWCITVLLLTEGARIQGRSHELEWQQRATPTWRPPV, encoded by the coding sequence ATGGATCGCCGCGCTAGCTCTGTCGTCCCGAGCGTCTGCGTCCAGATCCCCGACCAGCCCCAGCTGCCGACCACACCGTTCGAGCCGCACAAGGCCATACATACACTGACCCCTTGCGTCCgctccggcgacggcgacgacgtggCGCCGCCGGAGCGCCGGCTCACCGTGCTGGCCATGCAGCTCGCGGTCCTCGAGAAGGTCGTGAGCCTCCTCGGCACGTTGGCCTTCATCACGGCCACGGTGGCCCTGCTCGGCGGCTTCGCCATCACGCTCGGCCGCACCGACTTCTGGTGCATCACCGTGCTGCTGCTCACCGAGGGCGCCCGCATCCAGGGCCGCAGCCACGAGCTGGAGTGGCAGCAGAGGGCCACGCCCACGTGGCGCCCGCCCGTGTAG
- the LOC123103686 gene encoding centromere protein V, whose product MSSEPEVVHSGGCHCRRVRWQVEAPASVVAWVCNCSDCSMRGNTHFVVPKDKFALQPGAGDFLTTYTFGTHTAKHTFCKVCGITSFYTPRSNPDGVAVTAACVDAGTLAHVEYRKADGRNWEQWIEGSGISEFSKPKAAE is encoded by the coding sequence ATGAGCTCGGAGCCGGAGGTCGTCCACAGCGGCGGGTGCCACTGCCGGCGCGTGCGGTGGCAGGTGGAGGCGCCGGCGAGCGTGGTGGCGTGGGTCTGCAACTGCTCCGACTGCTCCATGCGGGGCAACACCCACTTCGTCGTGCCCAAGGACAAGTTCGCGCTCCAGCCCGGCGCCGGCGACTTCCTCACCACCTACACCTTCGGCACCCACACGGCCAAGCACACCTTCTGCAAGGTGTGCGGGATCACCTCCTTCTACACCCCGAGGTCCAACCCCGACggcgtcgccgtcaccgccgcctgCGTCGACGCCGGCACCCTGGCGCACGTCGAGTACAGGAAGGCGGACGGGAGGAACTGGGAGCAGTGGATCGAGGGGAGCGGCATCTCCGAGTTCTCCAAGCCCAAGGCCGCCGAGTAG